In Streptomyces qaidamensis, one DNA window encodes the following:
- a CDS encoding BCCT family transporter, translating to MTQERPSDKGSPDGVALPGSEAGLPGRDRPQTDRIVFGVTAVLTLAFVAWGAAATDSLEDVSTSMLSGLMHNGGWAFMLAASGFVVFALWLAISRYGRIHLGAEGEEPEFRTVSWVAMMFSAGMGIGLMFYGVSEPLSHYGTPPPGSNPADSGDRMETAMATTLFHWTLHPWAIYAVVGLAIAYSTFRRRRRQTISAVFTPLIGKKNANGGIGRAIDILAIIATVFGSAASLGLGALQIGSGVQELKWMDEVSTGLLVTIIAVLTLAFVASAISGVEKGIQWLSNTNMVLALVLALFVFVAGPTIIVLDLLPTSVFAYLGDLPQLAGRTEASGGEGVADWLSSWTVFYWAWWISWTPFVGMFIARISRGRTIRQFVGGVILVPSTVSLVWFAIFGGSAMKMQEDGRLAKEATPEGQLFGVLQQFPIATVTSLLVMILVGIFFVSGADAASIVMGTLSQKGALEPGRFVVVFWGVVTGAVAAIMLLVGSGQGDALTGLQNLTILAAAPFVIVMIFMCIALMRDLRRDPVIVREQMGSEAVEMAVMAGHKKYDGDFEFRVGPGRGPDVEGDPIGKH from the coding sequence GTGACGCAAGAACGACCAAGCGACAAGGGCTCCCCGGACGGAGTCGCGCTGCCGGGGTCGGAAGCGGGCCTGCCCGGTCGGGACCGGCCGCAGACCGACCGCATCGTCTTCGGCGTCACGGCGGTGCTCACCCTCGCCTTCGTGGCCTGGGGCGCCGCGGCGACCGACTCGCTCGAAGACGTCTCCACCAGCATGCTCAGCGGCCTGATGCACAACGGCGGCTGGGCGTTCATGCTCGCCGCCTCCGGCTTCGTGGTCTTCGCCCTCTGGCTCGCGATCAGCCGCTACGGCCGTATTCACCTCGGCGCGGAGGGCGAGGAACCCGAGTTCCGCACGGTGTCCTGGGTCGCGATGATGTTCAGCGCGGGCATGGGCATCGGCCTGATGTTCTACGGCGTGAGCGAGCCGCTGTCGCACTACGGCACGCCCCCGCCGGGATCCAACCCGGCCGACTCCGGCGATCGCATGGAGACGGCCATGGCCACCACCCTGTTCCACTGGACGCTCCACCCCTGGGCGATCTACGCCGTGGTGGGCCTCGCCATCGCCTACAGCACCTTCCGCAGGCGGCGCCGGCAGACCATCAGCGCCGTCTTCACCCCGCTGATCGGCAAGAAGAACGCCAACGGCGGCATCGGCCGGGCCATCGACATCCTCGCGATCATCGCGACCGTCTTCGGCTCCGCCGCCTCCCTGGGGCTCGGCGCGCTCCAGATCGGCTCCGGTGTGCAGGAGCTGAAGTGGATGGACGAGGTGAGCACCGGGCTGCTCGTCACGATCATCGCGGTGCTGACCCTGGCCTTCGTCGCGTCCGCGATCTCCGGTGTGGAGAAGGGCATCCAGTGGCTGTCCAACACCAACATGGTGCTGGCGCTGGTGCTCGCCCTGTTCGTGTTCGTGGCGGGCCCGACCATCATCGTCCTCGACCTGCTGCCCACCTCCGTCTTCGCCTATCTCGGCGATCTGCCCCAGCTGGCCGGCCGGACCGAGGCGAGCGGCGGCGAGGGCGTCGCCGACTGGCTGAGCAGCTGGACGGTCTTCTACTGGGCGTGGTGGATCTCCTGGACGCCGTTCGTCGGCATGTTCATCGCCCGCATCAGCCGCGGCCGCACGATCCGCCAGTTCGTCGGCGGTGTCATCCTCGTGCCCAGCACGGTCAGCCTGGTCTGGTTCGCGATCTTCGGTGGCTCTGCGATGAAGATGCAGGAGGACGGGCGGCTCGCCAAGGAGGCGACCCCGGAGGGCCAGCTCTTCGGCGTCCTCCAGCAGTTCCCCATCGCCACGGTCACGAGCCTGCTCGTGATGATCCTCGTCGGCATCTTCTTCGTCTCCGGCGCCGACGCGGCCTCGATCGTCATGGGCACCCTGTCGCAGAAGGGCGCCCTCGAACCCGGCCGCTTCGTGGTGGTGTTCTGGGGCGTGGTCACCGGTGCCGTGGCCGCGATCATGCTGCTCGTCGGCAGCGGGCAGGGCGACGCCCTGACCGGTCTGCAGAACCTCACGATCCTCGCGGCGGCCCCGTTCGTCATCGTGATGATCTTCATGTGTATCGCCCTGATGCGCGACCTTCGCCGCGACCCGGTGATCGTGCGTGAGCAGATGGGCTCCGAAGCCGTCGAAATGGCCGTCATGGCAGGCCACAAGAAATACGACGGCGACTTCGAGTTCCGCGTCGGCCCGGGCCGCGGCCCGGACGTGGAGGGCGACCCGATCGGCAAGCACTGA
- a CDS encoding NAD(P)/FAD-dependent oxidoreductase, which produces MVNDARGEIVVVGGGGVGLSTALALAEGGRRVRVWTRDPVEATTSAVAGALWWPYRIEPVATARRWALRSLEVYEELAARDEPAGVRMVEGVLGETGLDEADAWLAGRVPGLRAATAGEYEGTGLWARLPLIDMPTHLRWLRERFVAAGGVVEAHAVSGFAEVDADAVVNCTGLAARELVPDPSVRPVRGQLVVVENPGIDNWLVTTDAAGEHAYLFPQPGGLVLGGTSEEDVWSLEPDPATAEAIVRRCAALRPEIAGARVLEHRVGLRPTRPAVRLERDALPDGRLLVHNYGHGGAGVTVAWGCAQEAARLVSG; this is translated from the coding sequence ATGGTGAACGATGCGAGGGGCGAGATCGTGGTGGTCGGGGGCGGGGGGGTCGGGCTGTCGACGGCCCTGGCTCTCGCCGAGGGCGGGCGGCGGGTGCGGGTGTGGACGCGGGACCCCGTCGAGGCGACCACCTCAGCCGTTGCGGGTGCGCTGTGGTGGCCGTACCGGATCGAGCCGGTCGCGACGGCGCGGAGGTGGGCGCTGCGGTCGCTGGAGGTGTACGAGGAGCTGGCCGCACGGGACGAACCGGCCGGCGTACGCATGGTCGAAGGGGTACTGGGCGAGACCGGTCTCGACGAGGCCGACGCGTGGCTGGCGGGCCGGGTGCCGGGGCTGCGGGCGGCCACGGCCGGCGAGTACGAGGGCACGGGCCTCTGGGCACGGCTGCCCCTGATCGACATGCCGACCCACCTGCGGTGGCTGCGGGAGCGGTTCGTCGCGGCAGGGGGTGTGGTCGAGGCGCATGCGGTGTCCGGGTTCGCGGAGGTGGACGCGGACGCCGTGGTCAACTGCACGGGCCTCGCCGCGCGGGAGCTCGTGCCGGACCCCTCCGTGCGACCCGTGCGGGGCCAGCTGGTCGTCGTGGAGAATCCCGGGATCGACAACTGGCTGGTCACCACCGACGCGGCCGGGGAGCACGCGTACCTGTTCCCGCAGCCGGGCGGGCTCGTCCTCGGCGGTACCTCCGAGGAGGACGTGTGGTCGCTGGAGCCCGACCCCGCGACGGCCGAGGCGATCGTCCGCCGCTGCGCGGCGCTCAGGCCGGAGATCGCCGGGGCCCGCGTGCTGGAGCACCGGGTCGGTCTGCGGCCCACCCGGCCGGCGGTCCGGCTGGAGCGCGACGCCCTGCCGGACGGGCGGCTCCTGGTGCACAACTACGGCCACGGCGGCGCGGGCGTCACCGTGGCCTGGGGGTGTGCGCAGGAGGCGGCGCGGCTGGTGTCCGGCTGA
- a CDS encoding ABC-F family ATP-binding cassette domain-containing protein translates to MTATLVAKNLTAGHGDRSLFTGLDLVVAPGDVIGLVGANGAGKSTLLRMLAGLTAPEQGELRLSPPAATVGHLPQEPDRRPGETVRAFLARRTGVAEAQRTMDEATQALVDGAPGADDAYATSLERWLGLGGADLDERAEEVADTLGLAVGLDQPMTSLSGGQAARAGLASLLLSRYDVFLLDEPTNDLDLDGLERLERFVSGLRAGTVVVSHDREFLTRTVTKVLELDLAQRQINLFGGGYEAYLEEREVARRHARDEFEEYADKKSALQDRAQMQRSWMDKGVKNARRKANNDNDKIGRKFRSEASEKQAAKARQTQRMIERLDVVEEPRKEWDLRMEIASAPRSGAVVATLRDAEVRRGGFVLGPVSLQIDWADRVAVTGANGAGKSTLLAALLGRVPLDAGHAALGSGVLLGEVDQARKLFHGEESLLDAFRTAVPDTEPVEIRTLLAKFGLKSDHVLRPAASLSPGERTRAALALLQGRGVNLLVLDEPTNHLDLPAIEQLESALDAYEGTLLLVTHDRRMLDAVHVTRRLEVADGKVTER, encoded by the coding sequence ATGACTGCCACCCTCGTCGCCAAGAACCTCACCGCCGGCCACGGCGACCGCTCCCTGTTCACCGGCCTCGACCTCGTCGTCGCGCCCGGCGACGTGATCGGGCTGGTCGGAGCCAACGGCGCGGGCAAGTCCACCCTGCTCAGGATGCTCGCGGGGCTCACCGCACCCGAGCAGGGCGAACTGCGCCTGTCCCCGCCGGCCGCCACCGTCGGCCACCTCCCGCAGGAGCCGGACCGCCGGCCCGGCGAGACGGTCCGGGCGTTCCTGGCCCGCCGCACGGGCGTCGCCGAGGCCCAGCGCACCATGGACGAGGCGACCCAGGCCCTGGTCGACGGGGCGCCCGGTGCCGACGACGCCTACGCCACCAGCCTGGAGCGCTGGCTCGGCCTCGGCGGCGCCGACCTCGACGAACGGGCCGAGGAGGTCGCCGACACCCTCGGTCTCGCCGTCGGCCTGGACCAGCCGATGACGTCGCTGTCCGGAGGCCAGGCGGCCCGCGCGGGTCTCGCCTCCCTGCTGCTGTCCCGCTACGACGTCTTCCTCCTCGACGAGCCGACCAACGACCTCGACCTGGACGGCCTGGAGCGCCTGGAACGCTTCGTGAGCGGCCTGCGCGCCGGTACCGTCGTCGTCAGCCACGACCGTGAGTTCCTCACCCGCACCGTCACCAAGGTGCTCGAACTCGACCTCGCCCAGCGGCAGATCAACCTCTTCGGAGGTGGCTACGAGGCCTACCTGGAGGAGCGGGAGGTCGCCCGCCGGCACGCCCGCGACGAGTTCGAGGAGTACGCCGACAAGAAGAGCGCCCTCCAGGACCGCGCGCAGATGCAGCGCTCCTGGATGGACAAGGGCGTGAAGAACGCGCGCCGCAAGGCGAACAACGACAACGACAAGATCGGCCGCAAGTTCCGCAGCGAGGCCAGCGAGAAGCAGGCCGCGAAGGCCCGCCAGACCCAGCGCATGATCGAGCGCCTCGATGTGGTCGAAGAGCCCCGCAAGGAGTGGGACCTGCGCATGGAGATCGCGTCGGCCCCGCGCTCGGGCGCCGTCGTCGCGACGCTGCGGGACGCCGAGGTGCGCCGCGGCGGCTTCGTCCTCGGCCCCGTGAGCCTGCAGATCGACTGGGCGGACCGGGTGGCGGTGACGGGCGCGAACGGCGCCGGCAAGTCCACGCTGCTCGCCGCCCTGCTCGGCCGCGTCCCGCTGGACGCCGGGCACGCCGCGCTCGGCTCGGGTGTCCTGCTCGGCGAGGTCGACCAGGCCCGCAAGCTGTTCCACGGCGAGGAGTCCCTGCTCGACGCCTTCCGTACGGCCGTACCGGACACCGAACCGGTCGAGATCCGCACCCTCCTGGCCAAGTTCGGCCTCAAGTCGGACCACGTCCTGCGCCCCGCGGCGAGCCTCTCTCCGGGCGAGCGCACCCGGGCCGCCCTGGCGCTGCTCCAGGGCCGGGGCGTCAACCTCCTGGTCCTCGACGAGCCGACCAACCACCTCGACCTGCCCGCCATCGAGCAACTGGAGTCCGCGCTCGACGCCTACGAGGGCACCCTCCTGCTGGTCACCCACGACCGCCGCATGCTGGACGCCGTGCACGTCACCCGCCGCCTGGAGGTGGCGGACGGCAAGGTGACCGAGCGCTAA
- a CDS encoding putative glycolipid-binding domain-containing protein, whose amino-acid sequence MSAITWEVFASRGFETAWPELGEGVLRARGRAVGFAPAPYWVTYELDTADRFVTRRLRVTTESAVEVRTLDLLHDGEGGWNANGEPLPDVDGALDCDLGLCPLTNTMPVLRHGLHRTHGEREFLMAWVSVPDLAVRPSRQTYTHLGPGRVRFASGDFRSDLEFDEKGFVVDYPSLATRLTAR is encoded by the coding sequence ATGTCTGCCATCACCTGGGAAGTGTTCGCAAGCAGGGGGTTCGAGACCGCCTGGCCCGAACTCGGGGAAGGTGTGCTCCGGGCGCGGGGGCGGGCCGTCGGGTTCGCACCCGCGCCCTACTGGGTCACCTACGAACTCGACACCGCCGACCGCTTCGTGACCCGTCGGCTACGGGTCACGACCGAGTCCGCGGTCGAGGTCCGCACGCTCGATCTGCTCCACGACGGCGAGGGCGGCTGGAACGCGAACGGTGAGCCTCTCCCGGACGTCGACGGAGCTCTCGACTGCGACCTCGGGCTGTGCCCGCTCACGAACACCATGCCGGTGCTGCGGCACGGGCTCCACCGGACGCACGGCGAGCGGGAGTTCCTGATGGCCTGGGTCTCGGTGCCGGACCTGGCGGTGCGGCCGTCGCGGCAGACGTACACGCATCTCGGGCCCGGGCGGGTCCGCTTCGCCTCCGGCGACTTCCGGAGCGACCTGGAGTTCGACGAGAAGGGGTTCGTCGTCGACTATCCGTCCCTGGCCACGCGCCTGACGGCCCGTTAG
- a CDS encoding Tex family protein, producing the protein MTTPGSIGSINAVTIEGRIAEELGVRERQVRAAVELLDGGSTVPFIARYRKEATELLDDAQLRTVEERLRYLRELEERRTAILESVREQGKLTEELQASIRGAETKARLEDIYLPYKPKRRTKAQIAREAGLEPLADGLLGDPGVEPLAAAAAFVDADKGVADPQAALDGARAILTERFSEDADLIGELRERMWVRGRLAAKVREGKEEAGAKFADYFDFAEPFTELPSHRVLAMLRGEKEEVLDLVLEPEEQTDGPSSYEGIVAHKFDIADRGRPGDKWLKDTVRWAWRTRILVHLGIDMRLRLRTAAEDEAVRVFAANLRDLLLAAPAGTRATLGLDPGFRTGVKVAVVDATGKVVATDVIHPHVPANRWDEAIAKLARLAKEHAVELVAIGNGTASRETDKLAGELIAKHPELKLTKVMVSEAGASVYSASAFASQELPDMDVSLRGAVSIARRLQDPLAELVKIDPKSIGVGQYQHDLSEVKLSRSLDAVVEDCVNGVGVDVNTASAPLLARVSGITSGLAENIVAHRDQNGPFKARGELKKVARLGPKAYEQCAGFLRIRGGDDPLDASSVHPEAYPVVRRMVKTTGQEVASLVGNTGVLRSLKPHDFVDETFGLPTVTDILKELEKPGRDPRPAFKTAAFKEGVEKISDLSSGMILEGVVTNVAAFGAFVDIGVHQDGLVHVSAMSKTFVKDPRDVVKPGDIVKVKVLDVDIPRKRISLTLRLEDEAAASQGQGGGSGERRQRGGRPPQQRQGGRGGGRGGGGGSRQAPPPANSAMADALRRAGLADPKGGKR; encoded by the coding sequence GTGACGACACCCGGGTCCATCGGGTCCATCAACGCAGTGACCATCGAAGGCAGGATCGCCGAGGAGCTCGGCGTACGGGAGCGGCAGGTCAGGGCCGCCGTGGAACTGCTCGACGGCGGTTCTACGGTGCCCTTCATCGCCCGCTACCGCAAGGAAGCGACCGAGCTGCTCGACGACGCGCAGCTGCGCACCGTCGAGGAGCGGCTGCGCTATCTGCGGGAGCTGGAGGAGCGGCGGACGGCCATCCTGGAGTCGGTGCGCGAGCAGGGCAAGCTCACCGAGGAGCTTCAGGCGAGCATCCGGGGCGCCGAGACGAAGGCGCGCCTGGAGGACATCTATCTGCCGTACAAGCCCAAGCGGCGCACCAAGGCGCAGATCGCCCGCGAGGCCGGTCTCGAACCGCTGGCGGACGGCCTGCTGGGCGACCCGGGTGTCGAGCCCCTCGCCGCGGCCGCCGCGTTCGTCGACGCCGACAAGGGCGTGGCCGATCCGCAGGCCGCCCTCGACGGCGCCCGGGCGATCCTCACCGAGCGGTTCTCGGAGGACGCCGACCTGATCGGTGAGCTGCGCGAGCGCATGTGGGTGCGCGGGCGGCTGGCCGCCAAGGTGCGGGAGGGCAAGGAAGAGGCGGGCGCGAAGTTCGCCGACTACTTCGACTTCGCCGAGCCCTTCACCGAGCTCCCCTCGCACCGCGTCCTCGCGATGCTGCGCGGGGAGAAGGAGGAGGTCCTCGACCTCGTCCTGGAACCCGAGGAGCAGACGGACGGGCCCTCCTCGTACGAGGGGATCGTCGCCCACAAGTTCGACATCGCCGACCGGGGCCGCCCCGGCGACAAGTGGCTGAAGGACACGGTCCGCTGGGCGTGGCGCACCCGCATCCTCGTCCACCTCGGCATCGACATGAGGCTGCGGCTGCGCACGGCCGCCGAGGACGAGGCGGTGCGGGTCTTCGCGGCGAACCTGCGCGACCTGCTGCTCGCCGCCCCGGCGGGCACGCGCGCGACGCTGGGCCTGGACCCCGGCTTCCGTACGGGTGTGAAGGTCGCCGTCGTCGACGCGACCGGCAAGGTCGTCGCCACGGACGTCATCCACCCGCACGTCCCGGCCAACCGCTGGGACGAGGCCATCGCCAAGCTGGCCCGGCTCGCGAAGGAGCACGCGGTCGAGCTGGTCGCCATCGGCAACGGCACGGCGTCCCGTGAGACCGACAAGCTCGCCGGGGAACTGATCGCCAAGCACCCGGAACTGAAGCTGACCAAGGTGATGGTGTCCGAGGCCGGCGCGTCCGTGTATTCGGCGTCCGCCTTCGCCTCGCAGGAGCTGCCCGACATGGACGTGTCGCTGCGCGGCGCCGTGTCGATCGCCCGCCGGCTCCAGGACCCGCTGGCCGAGCTGGTGAAGATCGACCCGAAGTCCATCGGCGTCGGCCAGTACCAGCACGACCTGTCCGAGGTGAAGCTGTCGCGTTCGCTGGACGCGGTGGTCGAGGACTGTGTGAACGGCGTGGGCGTGGACGTCAACACGGCGTCGGCCCCGCTGCTCGCCCGGGTCTCCGGCATCACCTCCGGCCTCGCCGAGAACATCGTGGCGCACCGCGACCAGAACGGGCCGTTCAAGGCCCGCGGTGAGCTGAAGAAGGTGGCGCGGCTCGGCCCGAAGGCGTACGAGCAGTGCGCGGGCTTCCTGCGGATCCGCGGCGGTGACGACCCGCTGGACGCGTCGAGCGTGCACCCCGAGGCGTACCCGGTGGTGAGGCGCATGGTGAAGACCACCGGGCAGGAGGTCGCCTCGCTCGTGGGCAACACCGGGGTGCTGCGCTCGCTGAAGCCGCATGACTTCGTGGACGAGACGTTCGGTCTGCCGACGGTCACCGACATCCTGAAGGAGCTGGAGAAGCCCGGCCGCGACCCGCGCCCGGCCTTCAAGACGGCCGCCTTCAAGGAGGGCGTGGAGAAGATCTCCGACCTGTCGTCCGGGATGATCCTGGAGGGCGTCGTGACGAACGTCGCCGCGTTCGGGGCGTTCGTGGACATCGGTGTGCACCAGGACGGCCTGGTGCACGTCTCCGCGATGTCGAAGACGTTCGTGAAGGACCCACGGGACGTCGTGAAGCCCGGGGACATCGTCAAGGTGAAGGTGCTCGACGTCGACATTCCGCGCAAGCGGATCTCGCTGACGCTGCGGCTGGAGGACGAGGCGGCTGCCTCGCAGGGCCAGGGCGGGGGCTCCGGTGAGCGCCGGCAGCGGGGTGGGCGTCCGCCGCAGCAGCGGCAGGGTGGGCGTGGTGGTGGCCGTGGCGGTGGTGGCGGTTCGCGTCAGGCGCCGCCGCCCGCCAACAGCGCGATGGCCGACGCGCTGCGCCGCGCGGGGCTGGCGGATCCCAAGGGCGGCAAGCGCTGA
- a CDS encoding LPFR motif small protein, whose protein sequence is MFRAIADVLRQIGGAIATVVTLPFRALARLFGGASSSTRSRRA, encoded by the coding sequence GTGTTCCGTGCTATCGCAGACGTGCTGCGCCAGATCGGCGGGGCCATCGCCACCGTCGTGACGCTGCCCTTCCGGGCACTCGCCCGGCTCTTCGGTGGGGCCTCGTCGTCCACCCGCAGCCGCAGGGCCTGA
- a CDS encoding SCO6745 family protein — protein MTTAALEPRAGRRCHNVLNSLHATHYFSPDLGRELGAVGVTDPRAVNLAVRSAALGPVGAGAVTAAFYNYKYELVARHVPAVWETAAPAQVLAARARAVDATLRRLLGEEALASAEMAEAARLALRAAEACSRAARPLYAAHADLPVPEEPHLAYWHAATLLREHRGDGHLAALMSAGLDGLEALVTHTATGKGMKPKWVCATRGWSREEWDAAAERLRGRGLLEASGDLTGRGVALRREIEEETDRLDRAPYEHLGPDGVARLTELGGVFAQAALMAGAFPADLIGKGDA, from the coding sequence ATGACGACTGCCGCCCTGGAGCCGCGCGCCGGCCGACGCTGCCACAACGTGCTCAACTCCCTGCACGCGACCCACTACTTCTCGCCCGACCTCGGGCGGGAGCTGGGCGCCGTCGGGGTCACCGACCCGCGTGCCGTGAACCTCGCCGTGCGGTCCGCCGCCCTCGGACCGGTCGGGGCCGGGGCCGTCACGGCGGCCTTCTACAACTACAAGTACGAGCTCGTGGCCCGGCACGTGCCGGCGGTGTGGGAGACGGCCGCACCCGCGCAGGTCCTGGCGGCACGCGCGCGTGCGGTCGACGCGACGCTGCGCCGCCTGCTCGGCGAGGAGGCCCTGGCATCGGCGGAGATGGCCGAGGCCGCGCGGCTCGCGCTGCGCGCCGCCGAGGCCTGCTCGCGCGCGGCGCGCCCGCTGTACGCCGCGCACGCCGATCTGCCCGTCCCCGAGGAGCCGCACCTCGCCTACTGGCACGCGGCGACCCTGCTGCGCGAGCACCGGGGCGACGGGCACCTGGCCGCCCTGATGTCCGCGGGTCTGGACGGGCTGGAGGCGCTGGTCACCCACACGGCGACAGGCAAGGGCATGAAACCGAAGTGGGTGTGCGCCACCCGGGGCTGGAGCCGGGAGGAGTGGGACGCGGCGGCGGAACGGCTGCGCGGGCGTGGGCTGCTGGAGGCGTCCGGCGACCTCACCGGGCGGGGTGTCGCCCTGCGCCGGGAGATCGAGGAGGAGACGGACCGTCTGGACCGTGCCCCGTACGAGCATCTGGGCCCCGATGGGGTGGCACGGCTGACCGAGCTGGGCGGGGTGTTCGCGCAGGCTGCGCTGATGGCCGGGGCGTTCCCCGCAGACCTGATCGGAAAGGGTGACGCATAG
- a CDS encoding GlxA family transcriptional regulator, whose product MVQRTVLAVLFDGLQSLDVTGPVEVFAGAELLSPGAYRIRTASLDGAPVRTTSGLTLVPDESLATAPDPDILLVPGGTGSLRPDPRLVTWVRERGPRAGRLVSVCTGAAVLAAAGLLDGRRATTHWAYCDRLAREHPAVEIDPDPVFVRDGHIATSAGVTAGIDLALALVEEDLGRDAALTIARHLVVFLRRPGNQAQFSAQLAAQTAQREPLRDVQRWITDHPDADLCVDTLAARARLSPRHFARAFRAETGMTPGRYVDRVRLEHARRLLEDTARGVEEIARTSGYGTPEAMRRAFVRTLGTPPAEYRRRFRPATTA is encoded by the coding sequence ATGGTCCAGCGCACGGTTCTCGCCGTCCTCTTCGACGGCCTGCAGAGTCTCGACGTCACCGGGCCCGTGGAGGTGTTCGCGGGCGCGGAGCTGCTCTCCCCGGGCGCGTACCGGATCCGCACGGCGTCCCTGGACGGCGCGCCCGTGCGGACCACCAGCGGCCTGACCCTCGTCCCCGACGAGTCCCTGGCCACCGCACCGGACCCGGACATCCTCCTCGTCCCCGGCGGAACGGGCAGCCTGCGGCCCGACCCGCGTCTGGTGACCTGGGTGCGCGAGCGGGGACCGCGCGCCGGGCGCCTGGTCTCCGTGTGCACCGGCGCGGCCGTGCTGGCCGCGGCGGGCCTGCTGGACGGCCGCCGCGCCACGACCCACTGGGCGTACTGCGACCGGCTGGCCCGCGAGCACCCGGCCGTCGAGATCGACCCCGACCCGGTCTTCGTGCGCGACGGGCACATCGCCACCTCGGCCGGTGTCACCGCCGGCATCGACCTCGCGCTCGCCCTGGTCGAGGAGGACCTGGGCCGGGACGCCGCCCTCACCATCGCCCGCCACCTGGTGGTGTTCCTGCGCAGGCCCGGCAACCAAGCCCAGTTCAGCGCCCAGCTCGCGGCCCAGACCGCACAGCGCGAGCCCCTGCGGGACGTCCAGCGGTGGATCACCGACCACCCGGACGCGGACCTCTGCGTCGACACCCTCGCCGCCCGCGCCCGCCTCTCGCCCCGCCACTTCGCCCGCGCCTTCCGCGCCGAGACCGGCATGACACCGGGCCGCTACGTGGACCGTGTCCGCCTCGAACACGCCAGGCGCCTCCTGGAGGACACCGCCCGCGGCGTCGAGGAGATCGCCCGCACCAGCGGCTACGGCACGCCCGAGGCCATGCGGCGGGCCTTCGTCAGGACCCTGGGAACGCCCCCGGCCGAGTACCGCCGCCGCTTCCGCCCCGCCACCACAGCCTGA
- a CDS encoding DJ-1/PfpI family protein — MQIAIVLYDRFTALDAVGPYETLGRVPGAETVFVAEQAGPVRNDSGNLALTADRSLADVPHPDIIVVPGGPGPLPLAADGPLLTWLRTADATSTWTTSVCTGSLLLAAAGLLKGRRATSHWLALEELERHGVEPTGERVVTDGKYVTAAGVSSGIDMGLMLLGRIAGDDHAQIVQLATEYDPQPPYDAGSPEKAPAHLVELVRTHSGVILT, encoded by the coding sequence ATGCAGATCGCCATCGTCCTCTACGACCGCTTCACCGCCCTCGACGCCGTCGGACCCTACGAGACCCTCGGCCGGGTGCCCGGCGCGGAGACCGTCTTCGTCGCCGAGCAGGCCGGCCCCGTGCGCAACGACTCGGGGAACCTCGCGCTCACCGCCGACCGGTCCCTGGCCGACGTACCCCACCCCGACATCATCGTGGTCCCCGGCGGCCCGGGCCCCCTCCCGCTGGCGGCCGACGGGCCCCTGCTCACCTGGCTGCGCACGGCCGACGCGACCAGCACCTGGACGACGTCCGTGTGCACCGGCTCCCTGCTGCTCGCCGCCGCCGGACTCCTCAAGGGCCGCCGGGCGACGTCCCACTGGCTGGCCCTGGAGGAACTGGAGCGCCACGGCGTCGAGCCGACGGGCGAGCGGGTGGTCACCGACGGCAAGTACGTCACCGCCGCCGGCGTCTCCTCCGGCATCGACATGGGACTGATGCTCCTCGGCCGGATCGCGGGCGACGACCACGCGCAGATCGTCCAGCTCGCCACCGAGTACGACCCGCAGCCGCCCTACGACGCCGGATCGCCCGAGAAGGCCCCCGCCCACCTCGTCGAACTGGTCCGCACGCACTCCGGCGTCATCCTGACGTAG
- a CDS encoding enoyl-CoA hydratase/isomerase family protein — MEPQLEHRVTDSVATVVIRHPEKRNAMTASMWRSLPVLLEEIAGDPAVRALVLTGEGGTFCAGADISTLRGSPEEAQGLAVRAEEALAAFPKPTLAAIRGHCVGGGSQLAAACDLRFAEEGSLFGVTPAKLGIVYPASSTRRLVSLVGPATAKYLLFSGELIAAERALRTGLVDEVLPEGELGKRVAEFTRILVSRSQLTQAAAKEFADGRTDRDAHWAGQAHASGDTAEGVAAFLERRQPRFDWSVPTSG, encoded by the coding sequence ATGGAGCCGCAGCTGGAGCACCGCGTGACCGACTCGGTCGCGACGGTCGTCATACGCCATCCCGAGAAGCGCAACGCCATGACGGCCTCGATGTGGCGCTCCCTTCCCGTCCTGCTGGAGGAGATCGCGGGGGATCCGGCCGTACGGGCGCTGGTGCTGACCGGTGAGGGCGGCACGTTCTGCGCCGGGGCCGACATCTCGACACTGCGGGGCTCGCCCGAGGAGGCGCAGGGGCTGGCCGTGCGCGCCGAGGAGGCACTGGCCGCGTTCCCGAAGCCGACACTGGCGGCGATCCGGGGACACTGCGTGGGCGGCGGGTCACAGCTGGCGGCGGCCTGCGATCTGCGGTTCGCCGAGGAGGGGTCGCTGTTCGGGGTGACGCCGGCGAAACTCGGCATCGTGTACCCGGCGTCCTCGACCCGGCGGCTGGTGTCCCTGGTGGGGCCGGCCACCGCCAAGTACCTGCTGTTCTCCGGTGAGCTGATCGCGGCGGAACGTGCGCTGCGCACCGGACTCGTCGACGAGGTCCTGCCCGAGGGTGAACTCGGCAAGCGGGTCGCCGAGTTCACCCGGATCCTGGTGTCGCGTTCACAGCTGACCCAGGCGGCGGCCAAGGAGTTCGCGGACGGGCGTACCGACCGGGACGCGCACTGGGCCGGACAGGCGCACGCGAGCGGCGACACCGCCGAGGGTGTCGCCGCGTTCCTGGAGCGCAGGCAGCCGCGGTTCGACTGGAGCGTGCCTACGTCAGGATGA